Proteins from a genomic interval of Microbacterium phyllosphaerae:
- a CDS encoding metallopeptidase family protein encodes MPRRPRTSAAPRRGARHGRHGRLGRSEVVRPPLAPLDGRIDRFDLTVGTAVEFLRGTWPELQDVRFEIGAMPAFEATDEVPRWHLDHEKQRIVLFRLPIERLLPPGHDDGSHRRMAIESAVFRAAAEYVGREPWDLGGHDH; translated from the coding sequence ATGCCCCGTCGCCCCCGCACCTCCGCCGCGCCACGTCGCGGAGCCAGGCACGGACGACACGGGCGTCTCGGACGCAGCGAGGTCGTTCGCCCTCCGCTGGCACCGCTCGACGGTCGCATCGATCGGTTCGACCTCACCGTCGGCACAGCTGTGGAGTTCCTCCGCGGCACCTGGCCGGAGCTGCAGGACGTGCGATTCGAGATCGGGGCGATGCCCGCGTTCGAGGCGACCGACGAGGTGCCCCGCTGGCATCTCGACCATGAGAAGCAGCGGATCGTGCTCTTCCGCCTGCCGATCGAGCGGTTGCTCCCGCCCGGTCACGACGACGGTTCCCACCGGCGGATGGCGATCGAGAGCGCGGTCTTCCGAGCCGCAGCAGAGTACGTCGGTCGTGAGCCCTGGGACCTCGGCGGGCACGACCACTGA
- a CDS encoding DUF3499 family protein translates to MDGRLCSKVGCAREAVATLTYDYGDQMAALGPLGIANHPHAHDLCAAHADRLSVPAGWLVVRHEALRA, encoded by the coding sequence ATGGACGGAAGACTCTGCTCGAAGGTCGGCTGCGCGCGAGAAGCCGTGGCGACGCTCACCTATGACTACGGCGACCAGATGGCGGCGCTGGGGCCGCTCGGCATCGCCAACCACCCGCACGCACACGATCTGTGCGCGGCGCACGCGGACCGGCTCTCGGTACCCGCCGGCTGGCTGGTCGTGCGGCACGAGGCGCTGCGCGCCTGA
- a CDS encoding efflux RND transporter periplasmic adaptor subunit, with amino-acid sequence MRQGGAAGEAAVIVWRRWIFPLLLVLVFGACAAALVKIAFFPDRTEAVVSPEASITDPIVAVERGSVVNALSLSGNVARDDVFPVRTEINGTVLAVHVAEGATVTAGQKLFTIRQDEPRKDIEVVAPEAGDVSEIALVKGQMTSAGTETYTLTPARYHLLATVEPVQLYRLVNAPAEASVSIAGGPAPFSCTGVRVQVSAEGTASVRCAVPADQVVFAGLPATIDLALGQVDDALVVPVTAVQGGAGTGNVWVDAGDGADPEERAVTLGVNDGAMVEVVSGLEEGESIRQFVPGFVAPVEEVCYEIEPGVEQCDSGSSW; translated from the coding sequence ATGCGCCAGGGCGGCGCCGCCGGAGAGGCAGCCGTGATCGTCTGGCGACGCTGGATCTTCCCCCTTCTGCTCGTGCTCGTGTTCGGAGCGTGTGCAGCGGCTCTCGTGAAGATCGCGTTCTTCCCCGATCGCACCGAGGCAGTCGTCAGCCCGGAGGCGTCGATCACGGATCCGATCGTCGCGGTCGAGCGAGGCTCCGTCGTGAACGCCCTCTCGCTCAGCGGCAATGTCGCCCGAGACGATGTGTTCCCCGTGCGCACGGAGATCAACGGCACCGTGCTCGCCGTGCATGTGGCGGAGGGCGCGACCGTCACCGCGGGACAGAAGCTGTTCACGATCAGACAGGACGAGCCGAGGAAGGACATCGAAGTCGTCGCGCCCGAAGCCGGCGACGTCTCGGAGATCGCCCTCGTGAAGGGGCAGATGACCTCGGCAGGGACGGAGACCTACACGCTGACCCCGGCGCGCTATCACCTGCTCGCGACGGTGGAGCCCGTGCAGCTGTATCGACTGGTGAACGCACCCGCAGAAGCATCCGTGAGCATCGCCGGAGGACCCGCGCCGTTCTCCTGCACCGGTGTGCGGGTGCAGGTGAGCGCGGAGGGCACGGCGAGCGTGCGCTGCGCCGTCCCTGCCGATCAGGTCGTGTTCGCCGGTCTGCCGGCGACCATCGACCTAGCGCTCGGGCAGGTCGACGACGCGCTGGTCGTGCCGGTCACGGCTGTTCAGGGTGGCGCGGGCACCGGAAACGTCTGGGTGGATGCCGGTGACGGCGCCGATCCCGAAGAGAGAGCGGTGACGCTCGGGGTGAACGACGGTGCCATGGTCGAGGTCGTCTCCGGACTCGAAGAGGGCGAGTCGATCAGACAGTTTGTGCCCGGCTTCGTCGCTCCGGTCGAGGAGGTCTGCTACGAGATCGAACCCGGTGTCGAGCAGTGCGACAGCGGGTCCAGCTGGTGA
- a CDS encoding ABC transporter ATP-binding protein: MTLVALTDVTKSVRLPNDSQLEILRGITLEVSSGDHVSIVGRSGSGKSTLLNILGMLDAPTSGSVAFEGREVRRMRSGRLDRLRGDNVGFVFQQFNLLPGRTALDNVMMPLGHARGRLFWNRRRIAADMLERVGLGHRIEQIADRLSGGEQQRVAIARALVRSPVLILADEPTGALDIDTGASVMSLLDEVATETSAALVTITHDLHVAARARRHYRLDGGILETADLSRAFEASTLAAAVPSASAVPSGSAPAVAAAPLTRRGAAS, from the coding sequence GTGACCCTCGTCGCACTGACGGACGTCACGAAGAGCGTGCGTCTGCCGAACGACTCCCAGTTGGAGATCCTGCGGGGGATCACGCTGGAAGTGAGCTCCGGCGACCACGTCTCGATCGTCGGCAGATCGGGGTCGGGTAAATCGACGCTGCTCAACATCCTCGGAATGCTCGACGCACCCACAAGCGGTTCCGTCGCGTTCGAGGGGCGCGAGGTGCGGCGGATGCGATCGGGGCGGCTCGACCGCCTGCGAGGAGACAACGTCGGTTTCGTGTTCCAGCAGTTCAACCTGCTGCCCGGACGCACCGCGCTCGACAACGTCATGATGCCGCTCGGGCACGCCAGGGGTCGTCTTTTTTGGAACCGGCGCCGGATCGCGGCCGACATGCTCGAGCGCGTCGGACTAGGCCATCGGATCGAGCAGATCGCCGATCGGCTCTCCGGTGGCGAGCAGCAGCGGGTCGCGATCGCCAGAGCGCTCGTGCGCAGCCCCGTGCTGATCCTCGCCGATGAGCCGACCGGTGCCCTCGACATCGACACCGGAGCGTCCGTGATGTCCCTCCTGGATGAGGTCGCCACCGAGACTTCGGCGGCACTGGTGACCATCACCCATGATCTGCACGTCGCGGCTCGCGCCCGTCGCCACTACCGGCTCGACGGTGGAATCCTCGAGACCGCCGACCTCAGTCGTGCTTTCGAAGCCTCGACTCTCGCGGCGGCTGTCCCGTCCGCTTCGGCTGTCCCGTCCGGATCCGCTCCCGCTGTCGCCGCGGCGCCGCTGACCCGTCGGGGGGCCGCGTCGTGA
- a CDS encoding ABC transporter permease: protein MTGILGALADAWAEIRVHKLRVLLSLIGIAVSVAALTGVVALSEYQRQFQTEQSDRFGGRAATLVVGITAEDGTPVDPDAFDERFTRAAERFGFSHTARIAQGMVVPVQLPDGIVDVNSRLIDPLYSQIHREQLLEGRWLRDDDVEALSPPVVITEALWDRIGRVPLPQHPTLTLAGPAGGTYQVVGVVPRQGLGDEELRVDILYDAYRARVDALPEGAWPQYEIWLDTAQVDEIAPVLAMDLRAGLPEGQIVSVSRSDWAAQPGALDAQATFEMVTGGIAAVILALGALSLINIQLVAMRQRVREIGVRRAFGATSGRVFFSVLLESLVATTVAGLVGIAIVVAVLRSEWVVTSLFYGIQDIPPFPMRAAFVGLAASIVVGAVAGFIPALVALRVKVIDAIRF, encoded by the coding sequence GTGACCGGTATCCTCGGCGCTCTCGCGGACGCCTGGGCCGAGATCCGCGTGCACAAGCTGCGCGTGCTGCTCAGCCTGATCGGGATCGCCGTGTCGGTGGCGGCGCTCACCGGTGTGGTCGCACTCTCGGAGTATCAGCGTCAGTTCCAGACGGAGCAGTCCGACCGATTCGGTGGACGCGCAGCGACCCTGGTCGTCGGCATCACCGCCGAGGACGGGACGCCGGTCGACCCCGATGCCTTCGACGAGCGGTTCACCCGGGCCGCCGAACGGTTCGGGTTCAGCCATACGGCCAGGATCGCGCAGGGCATGGTGGTGCCCGTGCAGCTTCCTGACGGCATCGTCGACGTCAACTCCCGACTGATCGATCCGCTCTACTCCCAGATCCACCGGGAGCAGCTACTCGAAGGCAGATGGCTGCGGGACGACGACGTAGAGGCGCTGTCGCCACCCGTCGTGATCACGGAGGCGCTGTGGGATCGCATCGGACGGGTGCCGCTTCCGCAGCATCCGACGCTCACCCTCGCGGGTCCTGCGGGAGGGACGTATCAGGTGGTGGGAGTGGTGCCTCGACAGGGCCTCGGTGACGAAGAGCTTCGCGTCGACATCCTCTACGACGCCTATCGCGCGCGCGTCGACGCACTGCCGGAGGGAGCCTGGCCGCAGTACGAGATCTGGCTCGACACGGCGCAGGTCGATGAGATCGCCCCTGTGCTCGCGATGGATCTGCGCGCGGGGCTCCCGGAAGGTCAGATCGTCTCGGTCAGCCGCTCCGACTGGGCGGCGCAGCCCGGTGCCCTGGACGCACAGGCGACCTTCGAGATGGTGACGGGCGGGATCGCCGCGGTGATCCTCGCGCTCGGTGCGCTGAGTCTCATCAACATCCAGTTGGTCGCGATGCGGCAGCGTGTGCGGGAGATCGGAGTGCGCCGCGCATTCGGGGCGACCTCGGGGCGGGTGTTCTTCTCGGTTCTGCTCGAGAGCCTCGTCGCCACGACCGTCGCAGGGCTCGTCGGCATCGCGATCGTCGTGGCGGTGCTGCGCTCGGAATGGGTCGTGACCTCGTTGTTCTACGGGATCCAGGACATCCCGCCGTTCCCCATGCGCGCCGCTTTCGTCGGCCTCGCGGCCTCGATCGTGGTGGGCGCCGTCGCCGGTTTCATCCCCGCTCTCGTCGCGCTGCGGGTGAAGGTGATCGACGCGATCCGGTTCTGA
- a CDS encoding RDD family protein, protein MSAQLDASDEVLSGEAVAIDVQPVGFVLRAAGAIIDLLVGLGVFLLTIFLRIWLWDIGLLDDATDRIALIASIVVSFVVLPITMEVALKGRSLGKLAVGGRIVRIDGGATGFRHAFIRALLGVLEIYMTLGSVAVLSGAFSSRSQRLGDMVAGTYSQRVRTPKLIPSVPVLPPMLAGWAQIADVARLPDRLARRISQFLQSAPRMVPAARARVAQDLLAEAAPFVSPIPAAPAEAVLVGITVLRRERERRALQIADRRAEKLTGRRVGV, encoded by the coding sequence ATGTCTGCCCAGCTCGACGCATCCGACGAGGTGCTCTCCGGCGAAGCCGTCGCGATCGATGTGCAGCCGGTGGGCTTCGTGCTGAGAGCCGCAGGAGCGATCATCGATCTCCTGGTCGGTCTCGGGGTCTTCCTTCTCACGATCTTCCTGCGGATCTGGCTCTGGGACATCGGGCTCCTCGACGACGCGACCGACAGGATCGCCCTCATCGCGTCGATCGTGGTCAGCTTCGTCGTTCTCCCCATCACGATGGAGGTCGCGCTCAAGGGTCGCAGCCTCGGGAAGCTCGCCGTGGGCGGACGCATCGTGCGCATCGACGGCGGGGCGACAGGCTTCCGGCACGCGTTCATCCGCGCGCTTCTCGGCGTTCTCGAGATCTACATGACGCTCGGCAGCGTCGCCGTACTCTCCGGTGCCTTCAGCTCCCGATCCCAGCGACTCGGCGACATGGTCGCCGGCACCTACAGCCAGCGGGTTCGCACACCGAAGCTGATCCCCTCGGTGCCCGTGCTTCCGCCGATGCTCGCGGGATGGGCTCAGATCGCCGATGTGGCCCGCCTGCCCGATCGTCTCGCACGGCGCATCTCGCAGTTCCTGCAGAGCGCACCGCGGATGGTCCCGGCTGCGCGAGCGAGAGTCGCACAGGACCTCCTCGCCGAGGCCGCCCCCTTCGTCTCCCCGATCCCGGCAGCACCGGCGGAGGCGGTCCTCGTCGGGATCACCGTACTCCGCCGCGAACGGGAGCGCCGAGCTCTGCAGATCGCCGACCGCCGAGCCGAGAAGCTCACCGGCCGCCGCGTCGGCGTCTGA
- a CDS encoding stage II sporulation protein M: protein MDADALTDARRAEWERLEQLSRARLDGAGVDELIVRYRAASADLAELKTSVGESPQGAYLSTILVRSRLRLTGASDSILTQTARFFSRQLPAALYRLRWTTLVVAVSFIAIVVGTAAWISSDPALLATLGPPDLLEQYADESFTGYYTENPAAVFMGMVWWNNAWIALQCVLFGITGLWPVNVLVQNAMGLGGSGAVMAAHDKVDVMILYILPHGLLEMTSIFVAAAGGLHLFWSWVAPGHRSRGESLATEGRALATVAIGLVFSLFLAGLIEGFITGWSLPWPVKIGIGVAALAAFLIYMIVIGGRAHRLGETGDLVEYEAGTPRLLAG, encoded by the coding sequence GTGGATGCCGATGCGCTGACAGATGCACGCCGCGCCGAGTGGGAGCGGCTGGAGCAGCTGAGCCGTGCGCGGCTGGACGGCGCGGGGGTCGACGAGCTGATCGTGCGCTACCGGGCGGCTTCGGCCGATCTGGCCGAACTCAAGACGTCGGTCGGAGAATCCCCTCAGGGGGCGTACCTGTCGACGATCCTCGTCCGGTCACGGCTGCGGCTCACGGGGGCATCCGACAGCATCCTCACGCAGACCGCGCGCTTCTTCTCTCGCCAGCTGCCCGCCGCGCTCTATCGCCTGCGGTGGACGACTCTCGTGGTCGCCGTCTCGTTCATCGCGATCGTCGTCGGCACCGCGGCATGGATCTCCTCCGATCCGGCACTTCTCGCGACGCTCGGGCCTCCCGATCTGCTCGAACAGTATGCGGACGAGAGCTTCACGGGTTACTACACGGAGAACCCCGCGGCCGTCTTCATGGGGATGGTCTGGTGGAACAACGCCTGGATCGCGCTGCAGTGCGTTCTCTTCGGCATCACCGGACTGTGGCCGGTGAACGTCCTCGTGCAGAACGCCATGGGACTCGGGGGCTCCGGAGCGGTGATGGCGGCGCATGACAAGGTCGACGTGATGATCCTGTACATCCTTCCGCACGGTCTGCTCGAGATGACGTCGATCTTCGTCGCCGCGGCCGGCGGACTGCACCTGTTCTGGTCGTGGGTGGCTCCGGGGCACCGCTCTCGAGGCGAGTCTCTCGCCACCGAGGGGCGAGCGCTCGCGACGGTGGCGATCGGACTCGTGTTCTCGCTGTTCCTCGCGGGACTGATCGAGGGCTTCATCACCGGATGGTCGTTGCCCTGGCCCGTGAAGATCGGCATCGGGGTCGCAGCCCTCGCCGCCTTCCTGATCTACATGATCGTGATCGGCGGCCGTGCGCACCGTCTGGGCGAGACCGGCGATCTCGTGGAGTACGAAGCAGGCACGCCGAGACTCCTCGCGGGCTGA
- a CDS encoding aquaporin yields MSPTHTRLPAATMTARLTAEAFGTTILVIAIVGAALFASRFGEGTDVSGEGIGFVGISLAAGLALIAAVYAFGPISGGHFNPAVTLGAAAAGRMPWRDVPSYIAAQCIGATIASTLIFLIGLFGPDGWLEAQRTAGFASNGFGASSPGGFGMGAAIIGEALFAALLIFVFLGVTHPARGTPLGGLVTGVTLALIYLVLLPIDFASVNPARSIATAVYGSTEALAQLWVFLVFPMIGALLAGLAYRALFDVSEREELDT; encoded by the coding sequence ATGAGCCCGACACACACGAGACTTCCCGCCGCCACGATGACCGCACGGCTCACCGCCGAGGCCTTCGGGACGACGATCCTCGTGATCGCGATCGTGGGCGCTGCGCTGTTCGCCTCCCGATTCGGCGAGGGCACCGATGTGAGCGGAGAGGGCATCGGCTTCGTCGGCATCTCGCTCGCGGCCGGACTGGCACTCATCGCCGCGGTGTACGCGTTCGGCCCGATCTCCGGCGGCCACTTCAATCCGGCCGTGACGCTCGGCGCGGCGGCGGCCGGACGGATGCCGTGGCGAGATGTGCCCTCCTACATCGCCGCCCAGTGCATAGGCGCGACGATCGCATCGACGCTGATCTTCCTGATCGGCCTGTTCGGCCCGGACGGGTGGCTCGAGGCCCAACGCACCGCGGGCTTCGCCAGCAACGGATTCGGAGCCTCCTCGCCAGGCGGTTTCGGCATGGGAGCGGCGATCATCGGCGAGGCGCTCTTCGCCGCGCTCCTCATCTTCGTCTTCCTGGGGGTCACGCATCCTGCGCGCGGCACGCCTCTGGGCGGACTCGTCACCGGCGTCACCCTGGCGCTGATCTACCTGGTTCTGCTGCCGATCGACTTCGCCTCGGTCAATCCCGCTCGATCGATCGCCACCGCCGTGTACGGGAGCACCGAAGCACTCGCACAGCTGTGGGTCTTCCTCGTCTTCCCGATGATCGGCGCACTCCTGGCCGGCCTCGCCTACCGGGCCCTCTTCGACGTCTCGGAGAGAGAGGAACTCGACACCTGA
- a CDS encoding DUF58 domain-containing protein: MFVTGRLTLAVAVGVVPVVLAGLADFSPYAALGIWVALCILLVALDVLLAPSPRSVIVTRRVPTRTRLGELVPVSVALQNQGSRTLHALIRDAWQPTAGAGTDRLPLSVPPGERRRVSIPLLPRRRGELSSEFVMIRSRGPLGLAGRQARHSVRGTIRVLPAFSSRKHLPSRLARLRELDGNTSIQVRGQGTEFDSLREYVRGDDVRSIDWRATARAGTTMLRTWRPERDRHVVIIIDTGRTAAARVGDGTRVDAALEATLLLAALASRAGDHVHLLMYDRVVRARVTGVEGTALLPALTDAMAPVHARLVDTDWPGAFAAVRTLTTRPALIVVLTAQDAAESARGFLGAFPDASRATSILVGSVTDDGIADLTQRRGSREEVYLAAAAERTMRDAENVADAVRRAGGEAIAADPESLPPRIADRYLELKAAGRL; the protein is encoded by the coding sequence GTGTTCGTCACCGGCCGCCTCACCCTCGCCGTCGCCGTCGGCGTGGTTCCGGTCGTGCTCGCAGGGCTCGCTGACTTCTCGCCCTACGCCGCGCTCGGCATCTGGGTCGCTCTGTGCATCCTCCTGGTGGCGCTGGACGTGCTGCTCGCACCGAGTCCGCGCTCCGTGATCGTGACCAGGCGTGTCCCGACCCGCACTCGGCTCGGCGAGCTCGTTCCGGTGAGCGTCGCACTGCAGAACCAGGGCTCCCGCACTCTGCACGCGCTGATCCGCGATGCCTGGCAGCCGACGGCCGGTGCCGGCACGGACCGTCTTCCCCTCAGCGTGCCGCCGGGAGAGCGGCGTCGTGTCTCGATCCCGCTGCTCCCCCGACGACGCGGCGAGCTCTCGAGCGAGTTCGTGATGATCCGTTCACGGGGGCCGCTCGGACTCGCCGGACGCCAGGCTCGTCACAGCGTCCGGGGCACGATCCGCGTGCTCCCGGCGTTCTCATCGCGAAAACACCTTCCGTCCCGGCTCGCTCGGCTGCGCGAACTCGATGGGAACACCAGCATCCAGGTGCGCGGCCAGGGCACCGAGTTCGATTCGCTCCGCGAGTACGTGCGCGGCGACGACGTGCGCTCGATCGACTGGCGGGCGACAGCCCGCGCCGGCACCACGATGCTGCGGACGTGGCGTCCTGAGCGCGATCGCCATGTCGTGATCATCATCGACACCGGGCGCACCGCCGCAGCCCGCGTGGGCGACGGGACCAGGGTGGACGCCGCCCTCGAGGCGACGCTGCTGCTCGCCGCGCTCGCCTCGCGTGCGGGAGACCACGTGCATCTGCTCATGTACGACCGTGTGGTGCGGGCTCGGGTCACCGGCGTCGAGGGCACTGCGCTCCTCCCCGCGCTGACGGATGCGATGGCCCCCGTGCACGCACGCCTCGTCGACACCGACTGGCCGGGAGCGTTCGCCGCAGTGCGTACTCTCACGACCCGCCCCGCACTGATCGTCGTCCTCACCGCTCAGGATGCCGCGGAGTCGGCACGGGGCTTCCTCGGCGCCTTCCCCGATGCCTCGCGCGCGACGTCGATCCTCGTCGGATCCGTGACGGACGACGGCATCGCCGATCTGACGCAGCGACGCGGTTCGCGCGAGGAGGTCTACCTCGCCGCAGCGGCCGAACGCACGATGCGAGACGCCGAGAACGTGGCGGATGCCGTGCGACGAGCCGGGGGCGAGGCGATCGCCGCCGACCCCGAGAGCCTTCCCCCACGGATCGCCGATCGATACCTCGAGCTGAAAGCCGCAGGACGGCTGTGA
- a CDS encoding AAA family ATPase codes for MHRVRTEVDKAVVGQAGTVTGLLVSLLARGHVLLEGVPGVAKTLVVRSFARALGLDTKRVQFTPDLMPGDVTGSLVYDARTGEFDFRAGPVFTNILLADEINRTPPKTQAALLEAMEERQVSADGVSRPLPDPFLVAATQNPIEHEGTYSLPEAQLDRFLMKLVVGMPERDAEVSVLRKHASGFSPRELTGVEATVTADEIRAAQDAAGRVEVTDDVLGYVVDLARATRQSPSVELGASPRASTGLLAAAKAWAWLNASSAVTPDHVQTMLVPVWRHRLQLRPDAQMEGVSADAVLTSVVQQTRVPI; via the coding sequence ATGCACCGGGTACGCACCGAGGTCGACAAGGCCGTCGTCGGCCAGGCGGGAACGGTGACGGGACTGCTCGTGTCGCTGCTCGCCCGCGGTCATGTGCTGCTCGAGGGCGTTCCGGGTGTCGCCAAGACGCTTGTCGTGCGGTCGTTCGCCCGCGCCCTCGGTCTCGACACGAAGCGGGTGCAGTTCACCCCCGACCTCATGCCCGGCGATGTGACGGGATCGCTCGTCTATGACGCGCGGACCGGGGAGTTCGACTTCCGCGCGGGCCCCGTGTTCACCAACATCCTGCTCGCCGATGAGATCAACCGCACTCCTCCGAAGACGCAGGCGGCACTGCTGGAGGCCATGGAGGAGCGTCAGGTGTCGGCCGACGGCGTCAGCCGCCCGCTGCCCGATCCGTTCCTGGTCGCCGCGACGCAGAACCCCATCGAGCACGAGGGCACGTACTCGCTGCCCGAGGCGCAGCTCGACCGCTTCCTGATGAAGCTGGTCGTCGGGATGCCTGAGCGGGACGCCGAGGTGTCGGTGCTCCGCAAGCATGCGTCGGGGTTCTCGCCGCGCGAGCTCACCGGCGTCGAGGCGACGGTCACGGCCGATGAGATCCGAGCCGCTCAGGACGCCGCCGGACGCGTCGAGGTCACCGACGATGTGCTCGGCTATGTCGTCGACCTCGCGAGGGCCACGAGGCAGTCTCCTTCGGTCGAGCTCGGAGCGAGCCCCCGCGCCTCCACCGGCCTGCTCGCAGCGGCGAAGGCGTGGGCCTGGCTGAACGCGTCTTCCGCCGTCACTCCCGACCATGTGCAGACCATGCTGGTGCCGGTCTGGCGCCACCGTCTGCAGCTGCGGCCGGACGCGCAGATGGAGGGCGTGTCCGCCGATGCCGTACTCACCTCCGTGGTGCAGCAGACCAGGGTGCCGATCTAG
- a CDS encoding DUF4350 domain-containing protein: MTLLENDAPSASTAERLTHRRRLRSLIGWAVVVLLVLGGVFVAIQVGVRMPDQRGALDPESVGDSGSMALAQLLADQGVEVEVFRSRTEARAALDDDATLVLANPYTLSDEAIRELIDPAGRVVFLSSSTHLLTLLNIGDNAPADAAPVEADCSVPEFADVGTIRPDRLFAPGDGVEGCFGTDDAAAVLVDEDSGTTTSVVEGARLFSNAYLAEDGNAALGIALLGQADRVVWYVPSFADTDIEGKTPDTLGSLTPGWVTPAILLLMVAGLAAALWRGQRFGPLVAETLPVTVRASETMNGRARLTAKSGDAAHAGEAIVDGSRRRLARRLGLAVNATPEEIADAAADRLRIPRGSLHDLLSGPAPTDDPALIEMARRLQELETAVDASSSIGRRPE; the protein is encoded by the coding sequence GTGACGCTGCTCGAGAACGACGCACCCTCGGCGTCGACCGCCGAACGCCTCACGCACCGTCGGCGCCTGCGGTCGCTGATCGGCTGGGCCGTGGTCGTGCTGCTCGTTCTCGGCGGGGTGTTCGTGGCGATACAGGTCGGTGTGCGGATGCCTGACCAGCGTGGTGCGCTCGACCCCGAGAGCGTCGGAGATTCAGGATCGATGGCGCTCGCCCAGCTCCTCGCCGATCAGGGCGTCGAGGTCGAGGTGTTCCGTTCGCGGACCGAAGCGCGTGCGGCGCTCGACGACGACGCCACACTCGTGCTGGCCAATCCGTACACGCTCTCCGACGAGGCGATCCGTGAGCTGATCGATCCGGCAGGCCGGGTCGTCTTCCTCTCGAGCAGCACTCACCTTCTCACTCTTCTGAACATCGGCGACAACGCCCCGGCGGACGCCGCTCCTGTGGAGGCCGACTGCAGCGTTCCGGAGTTCGCGGACGTCGGCACGATTCGCCCCGATCGTCTGTTCGCTCCGGGTGACGGCGTCGAGGGATGCTTCGGAACCGACGATGCCGCCGCAGTCCTCGTGGACGAAGACTCGGGCACCACGACGAGCGTCGTCGAGGGTGCACGCCTGTTCAGCAATGCCTACCTCGCCGAAGACGGGAACGCCGCACTCGGTATCGCTCTCCTCGGTCAGGCCGATCGTGTGGTCTGGTACGTGCCCAGCTTCGCCGACACGGACATCGAGGGAAAGACGCCCGACACGCTGGGCTCGCTCACCCCCGGCTGGGTGACCCCGGCGATCCTGCTGCTGATGGTCGCCGGACTCGCCGCGGCGCTGTGGCGCGGCCAGCGCTTCGGGCCGCTGGTCGCCGAGACGCTTCCGGTGACGGTGCGCGCCTCCGAGACCATGAACGGTCGCGCCCGCCTCACCGCGAAATCCGGCGACGCGGCGCACGCCGGCGAAGCGATCGTCGACGGGAGCAGGCGCAGGCTCGCTCGCCGACTCGGCCTCGCCGTGAACGCGACCCCCGAAGAGATCGCGGATGCGGCGGCCGATCGCCTCCGCATCCCCCGCGGTTCCCTGCATGACCTGCTCTCCGGACCGGCGCCCACCGACGATCCCGCCCTGATCGAGATGGCCCGCCGCCTGCAGGAGCTGGAGACCGCCGTCGATGCGTCCAGCTCGATCGGCCGGAGACCCGAATGA
- a CDS encoding DUF4129 domain-containing protein, with the protein MIRPLDDVRIPDGDEARRWAEQELADPRYADAKPTWFDLIARDIGRFLADLFDSDNGANVGPSALIVVSLIVVGALIAALIIWGRPRRSQAIRRPRGDLLGADDDRSAVQLRAEAERSARAGDWDDATILRFRALARGLLERDLIDPSPGATAQAIAREVSAVFPTETSPVRNAAVSFDDVRYLRHPATAERYAEIAATDDRLSTLRPESVTA; encoded by the coding sequence ATGATCCGTCCCCTCGACGATGTGCGCATCCCTGACGGAGACGAGGCGAGACGCTGGGCCGAGCAGGAGCTCGCCGATCCTCGCTACGCCGATGCGAAACCGACCTGGTTCGACCTGATCGCGCGCGACATCGGACGCTTCCTCGCCGACCTCTTCGATTCCGACAACGGAGCGAATGTCGGGCCGTCGGCGCTCATCGTCGTGAGTCTCATCGTGGTGGGCGCTCTGATCGCGGCGCTCATCATCTGGGGCCGCCCCCGCCGCTCTCAGGCGATCAGGAGGCCGCGCGGTGACCTCCTCGGCGCGGACGACGACCGCTCTGCCGTGCAGCTGCGTGCAGAAGCCGAGCGCAGCGCTCGTGCCGGAGACTGGGACGACGCCACGATCCTGAGATTCCGCGCCCTCGCGAGAGGCCTGCTGGAACGCGACCTCATCGACCCCTCCCCCGGTGCCACCGCGCAGGCGATCGCTCGCGAGGTCTCCGCCGTGTTCCCGACGGAGACGTCGCCTGTGCGCAACGCCGCCGTCTCCTTCGACGACGTGCGCTATCTGCGGCACCCCGCGACGGCGGAACGCTATGCCGAGATCGCCGCCACCGATGACCGTCTCAGCACGCTCCGACCCGAGTCGGTGACCGCGTGA